The following coding sequences lie in one Cloeon dipterum chromosome 1, ieCloDipt1.1, whole genome shotgun sequence genomic window:
- the LOC135933924 gene encoding ninein homolog isoform X4, translating to MHRSLLLLRLQNLKSCNVNPASLSTHQHAQAAQVTTTPGQEDHAMASGATLDPYEQQLLAVFESCCDGSQGVLDPRGLTSLCEKLQLEEQTPHLLERLLGSPRSNSPRKITFAQFRDALLALLAGVSSSDDFDGSPEREVRPKFVYGTKKYGRRSKPEDDDLTGSESEPPSPTRRKESPSKIMSASELAKKRKTSQEKTQKSEKEAKSWEGELSEEEECVRATWEKLGAAHNGYLGQEELTLVCKATGLEGVANELVQQLFTRLGVEPTGKISFEQFLHLFRSGLGTAATEEDDLTMAEHHRSLSFHADSSSKEPLYISLETFNNGMVSSDQLLEMLESGGVMGAARLLHDLGLGASARRPVSLQELAYALEEEAKALTEEQHEESSNQRQATPENPLLSVLQASVFIYQAEAKCLKNSLEQAVCERNKLKLDLAEANERAALMAQEVDDRHMRLEDSYKKQIRTLEQKHQDEVKGLQAELSSDREQMAVLTTGLELRMDQMQSEESKLRAEVTTWLKKSELLEKENNQLKEFLAASDEVKLQLQKKVDTIPDLQIRLSDLEREQAEVRSQQVQPLMDKVELLTTENTALRDANDELTLKLEQTTISNKSLMETEDLEVVSPRGSSKRKGRTADICSDDSSEDEIRPQGKQRRKALVEDTDETKQLRERVAELERKLAECQDRLQAQGSENEPLRRAGAPHSSSPPRHPLKQTMEAEFEMQLHDAREESEMEINSPRNPAKQSSMPPSPRNPSQSESLMDSMEGSSKNVEQLEQECNHLKENLDQVKVEIVRILSDKEACSKENSVLKEQISDLTSKVEASTQHPSDSFKVEEIGVDEKVKKLEDRVKELESCLELMQEEYEKCEDYWQGKLDDERRLFEQEQEVESKKFTELEEKIQELLSQEQEEANMKARLSPIDEKVLMEQQVNDLEEECAELRKRLHALESESEIYHIMLNIEKIDAAVQTDVKPKLAALFLNSGTIISSSSDKQIQANLSSEELNHVRNPYDLISPTEWNRRQNGYSKQSATSTFKSGLSNLNRAPEQSCRVQLSVMQTLSERLQQQEVKGRRLEAALSINQLNTQRLIQQHQEEIVSLQAAIQAGQLRLQQQIIAYDEQSEKLASADMLVKELYVENAYLTSSVEQLEKKCIFLTQHAPGSA from the exons GTCACGACGACACCAGGCCAAGAAGATCATGCAATGGCATCTGGCGCAACGCTCGACCCCTACGAGCAGCAGTTACTGGCCGTCTTCGAGAGCTGCTGCGACGGTTCCCAGGGGGTGCTCGACCCCCGAGGTCTAACTTCCCTGTGCGAGAAGCTGCAGCTCGAGGAGCAGACTCCGCACCTGCTTGAGCGCTTGCTCGGCAGCCCCAGGTCCAACTCGCCAAGGAAGATCACCTTCGCGCAGTTCAGGGATGCTCTCCTTGCTTTGCTGGCGGGGGTTTCGTCTTCAGACGACTTTGACGGATCACCTG AACGGGAAGTCAGACCAAAGTTTGTCTACGGGACTAAGAAATACGGCCGTAGATCCAAACCAGAAGATGATGACTTGACAGGCTCTGAATCTGAGCCTCCAAGCCCTACGAGGAGAAAG GAGAGCCCCAGCAAAATAATGTCAGCTAGTGAATTggcaaaaaagaggaaaactaGTCAAGAAAAGACGCAAAAGTCtgaaaaagaagcaaaaa GTTGGGAAGGGGAGCTATCTGAGGAGGAGGAATGTGTTCGCGCCACCTGGGAGAAGTTGGGCGCTGCCCACAACGGCTACCTGGGCCAAGAGGAGCTGACCCTGGTGTGCAAGGCCACCGGACTGGAGGGAGTCGCCAACGAGCTGGTCCAACAGCTGTTCACGCGGCTCGGAGTTGAACCTACAGGGAAAATCAGTTTCGAGCagtttttgcacctttttaGGTCTGGATTAGGCACTGCAGCCACGGAGGAAGATGATCTTACTATG GCTGAGCACCACAGAAGTTTATCATTCCACGCAGACAGCTCTTCCAAGGAGCCCCTTTACATTTCCTTGGAGACTTTCAATAATGG CATGGTTAGCTCGGATCAGCTGCTAGAAATGCTTGAGTCGGGTGGTGTGATGGGCGCAGCACGGCTCTTACACGACCTCGGCCTGGGTGCTTCAGCCAGGCGTCCAGTCAGCTTGCAAGAACTGGCATACGCCCTGGAAGAGGAGGCCAAAGCCCTCACCGAGGAGCAGCATGAAGAGTCAAGCAACCAGCGGCAGGCCACACCCGAAAATCCACTCCTCTCCGTCCTGCAAGCGTCCGTCTTCATTTACCAAGCTGAAGCAAAATGTCTCAA GAATTCGCTGGAGCAGGCGGTGTGCGAGAGGAACAAACTGAAACTGGACCTGGCCGAGGCGAACGAAAGGGCAGCATTGATGGCGCAGGAAGTCGACGACAGGCACATGCGTCTCGAGGATTCATACAAGAAGCAGATCCGGACGCTGGAGCAGAAGCACCAGGATGAGGTAAAGGGACTTCAGGCGGAGTTGTCCTCTGACAGAGAACAAATGGCTGTTTTGACCACTGGTCTCGAACTGAGAATGGACCAAATGCAGAGCGAGGAGTCCAAGCTGAGGGCGGAAGTTACCACTTGGCTCAAG AAATCGGAGCTGCtagaaaaggaaaacaatCAGCTGAAGGAGTTTTTGGCTGCCAGTGATGAAGTGAAACTGCAGTTGCAGAAAAAAGTTGATACCATTCCAGATTTGCAAATTAGG CTAAGTGACTTAGAGAGGGAACAAGCAGAGGTGCGATCGCAGCAGGTGCAGCCTCTTATGGACAAGGTGGAACTTTTGACCACCGAAAACACAGCTTTAAGAGATGCTAACGATGAACTCACTCTTAAATTGGAACAAACCACGATTTCTAACAA GTCTTTGATGGAGACTGAGGATTTGGAGGTGGTGAGTCCGCGTGGGAGCAGCAAGAGAAAGGGCAGGACAGCTGACATCTGCTCAGACGACAGCTCAGAAGATGAAATCCGTCCGCAAGGCAAGCAGAGGAGGAAAGCGTTGGTGGAG GACACTGATGAAACAAAGCAGCTGAGGGAGCGAGTGGCCGAGCTGGAGAGGAAACTGGCCGAGTGCCAGGACCGCTTGCAG GCCCAAGGGTCAGAAAACGAGCCTTTGAGACGAGCAGGTGCACCTCATTCCTCCTCTCCTCCCAGGCACCCACTCAAGCAG ACCATGGAAGCAGAGTTTGAAATGCAGCTGCATGATGCCAGAGAGGAGagtgaaatggaaattaaCTCACCAAGGAACCCAGCAAAGCAGTCTTCTATGCCTCCAAGTCCACGAAATCCCAGCCAG agtGAATCCCTGATGGACTCGATGGAAGGCTCAAGCAAGAACGTTGAGCAGCTGGAGCAAGAGTGCAACCACCTGAAAGAGAATTTGGACCAAGTAAAAGTGGAGATTGTTCGAATCCTCTCTGACAAAGAAGCCTGCAGTAAAGAAAACTCCGTACTAAAGGAGCAGATTTCCGATCTCACCAGCAAGGTGGAGGCTTCGACGCAACATCCGTCAGACTCTTTCAAG GTGGAAGAAATAGGCGTGGACGAAAAAGTGAAGAAACTGGAAGACCGAGTGAAAGAGCTGGAAAGCTGCCTGGAACTGATGCAGGAGGAGTATGAGAAGTGCGAGGACTACTGGCAGGGCAAGCTGGATGACGAGAGGAGACTGTTTGAGCAGGAGCAGGAGGTGGAGAGCAAAAAGTTCACTGAGCTTGAAGAGAAAATCCAGGAGCTGCTGAGTCAGGAGCAGGAGGAGGCGAACATGAAGGCGCGCCTCTCGCCCATAGACGAAAAGGTCCTCATGGAACAGCAG GTCAATGATCTGGAAGAAGAGTGCGCGGAGCTTCGGAAAAGACTGCACGCTCTGGAATCTGAAAGTGAAATCTATCACATAATGCTGAACATAGAGAAAATTG ATGCAGCCGTCCAAACAGACGTCAAGCCCAAGTTAGCAGCTCTCTTTTTGAACTCAGGCACAATTATTTCTAGCTCAAGTGACAAGCAAATCCAAGCCAACCTAAGCTCT GAGGAGTTAAATCATGTAAGGAACCCATACGACTTGATATCTCCTACAGAGTGGAACAGGCGGCAGAACGGATATTCAAAGCAATCAGCCACCTCAACATTTAAGTCTGGCCTCTCAAACCTGAACCGAGCGCCAGAACAGTCGTGTCGGGTACAGTTGAGCGTGATGCAGACCCTGAGCGAgcggctgcagcagcaggaggTGAAGGGGCGTCGACTTGAAGCTGCCCTCTCTATCAACCAGTTGAACACGCAACGGCTGATCCAGCAGCACCAAGAAGAAATCGTTTCCCTGCAGGCTGCCATCCAGGCGGGACAACTCCGGCTGCAGCAGCAAATCATAGCCTACGACGAACAG TCGGAGAAGTTGGCAAGTGCGGACATGCTGGTGAAAGAACTGTATGTGGAAAACGCGTACTTGACATCCTCCGTTGAGCAGCTGGAGAAGAAGTGCATTTTCCTTACGCAGCACGCGCCTGGCTCAGCCTGA
- the LOC135933924 gene encoding ninein homolog isoform X2, producing the protein MHRSLLLLRLQNLKSCNVNPASLSTHQHAQAAQVTTTPGQEDHAMASGATLDPYEQQLLAVFESCCDGSQGVLDPRGLTSLCEKLQLEEQTPHLLERLLGSPRSNSPRKITFAQFRDALLALLAGVSSSDDFDGSPEREVRPKFVYGTKKYGRRSKPEDDDLTGSESEPPSPTRRKESPSKIMSASELAKKRKTSQEKTQKSEKEAKSWEGELSEEEECVRATWEKLGAAHNGYLGQEELTLVCKATGLEGVANELVQQLFTRLGVEPTGKISFEQFLHLFRSGLGTAATEEDDLTMAEHHRSLSFHADSSSKEPLYISLETFNNGMVSSDQLLEMLESGGVMGAARLLHDLGLGASARRPVSLQELAYALEEEAKALTEEQHEESSNQRQATPENPLLSVLQASVFIYQAEAKCLKNSLEQAVCERNKLKLDLAEANERAALMAQEVDDRHMRLEDSYKKQIRTLEQKHQDEVKGLQAELSSDREQMAVLTTGLELRMDQMQSEESKLRAEVTTWLKKSELLEKENNQLKEFLAASDEVKLQLQKKVDTIPDLQIRLSDLEREQAEVRSQQVQPLMDKVELLTTENTALRDANDELTLKLEQTTISNKSLMETEDLEVVSPRGSSKRKGRTADICSDDSSEDEIRPQGKQRRKALVEDTDETKQLRERVAELERKLAECQDRLQVFQVVRAQILDEILGDPEQVDDHPLLQEISRLQTRCKDLTQLQKTMEAEFEMQLHDAREESEMEINSPRNPAKQSSMPPSPRNPSQSESLMDSMEGSSKNVEQLEQECNHLKENLDQVKVEIVRILSDKEACSKENSVLKEQISDLTSKVEASTQHPSDSFKVEEIGVDEKVKKLEDRVKELESCLELMQEEYEKCEDYWQGKLDDERRLFEQEQEVESKKFTELEEKIQELLSQEQEEANMKARLSPIDEKVLMEQQVNDLEEECAELRKRLHALESESEIYHIMLNIEKIDAAVQTDVKPKLAALFLNSGTIISSSSDKQIQANLSSEELNHVRNPYDLISPTEWNRRQNGYSKQSATSTFKSGLSNLNRAPEQSCRVQLSVMQTLSERLQQQEVKGRRLEAALSINQLNTQRLIQQHQEEIVSLQAAIQAGQLRLQQQIIAYDEQSEKLASADMLVKELYVENAYLTSSVEQLEKKCIFLTQHAPGSA; encoded by the exons GTCACGACGACACCAGGCCAAGAAGATCATGCAATGGCATCTGGCGCAACGCTCGACCCCTACGAGCAGCAGTTACTGGCCGTCTTCGAGAGCTGCTGCGACGGTTCCCAGGGGGTGCTCGACCCCCGAGGTCTAACTTCCCTGTGCGAGAAGCTGCAGCTCGAGGAGCAGACTCCGCACCTGCTTGAGCGCTTGCTCGGCAGCCCCAGGTCCAACTCGCCAAGGAAGATCACCTTCGCGCAGTTCAGGGATGCTCTCCTTGCTTTGCTGGCGGGGGTTTCGTCTTCAGACGACTTTGACGGATCACCTG AACGGGAAGTCAGACCAAAGTTTGTCTACGGGACTAAGAAATACGGCCGTAGATCCAAACCAGAAGATGATGACTTGACAGGCTCTGAATCTGAGCCTCCAAGCCCTACGAGGAGAAAG GAGAGCCCCAGCAAAATAATGTCAGCTAGTGAATTggcaaaaaagaggaaaactaGTCAAGAAAAGACGCAAAAGTCtgaaaaagaagcaaaaa GTTGGGAAGGGGAGCTATCTGAGGAGGAGGAATGTGTTCGCGCCACCTGGGAGAAGTTGGGCGCTGCCCACAACGGCTACCTGGGCCAAGAGGAGCTGACCCTGGTGTGCAAGGCCACCGGACTGGAGGGAGTCGCCAACGAGCTGGTCCAACAGCTGTTCACGCGGCTCGGAGTTGAACCTACAGGGAAAATCAGTTTCGAGCagtttttgcacctttttaGGTCTGGATTAGGCACTGCAGCCACGGAGGAAGATGATCTTACTATG GCTGAGCACCACAGAAGTTTATCATTCCACGCAGACAGCTCTTCCAAGGAGCCCCTTTACATTTCCTTGGAGACTTTCAATAATGG CATGGTTAGCTCGGATCAGCTGCTAGAAATGCTTGAGTCGGGTGGTGTGATGGGCGCAGCACGGCTCTTACACGACCTCGGCCTGGGTGCTTCAGCCAGGCGTCCAGTCAGCTTGCAAGAACTGGCATACGCCCTGGAAGAGGAGGCCAAAGCCCTCACCGAGGAGCAGCATGAAGAGTCAAGCAACCAGCGGCAGGCCACACCCGAAAATCCACTCCTCTCCGTCCTGCAAGCGTCCGTCTTCATTTACCAAGCTGAAGCAAAATGTCTCAA GAATTCGCTGGAGCAGGCGGTGTGCGAGAGGAACAAACTGAAACTGGACCTGGCCGAGGCGAACGAAAGGGCAGCATTGATGGCGCAGGAAGTCGACGACAGGCACATGCGTCTCGAGGATTCATACAAGAAGCAGATCCGGACGCTGGAGCAGAAGCACCAGGATGAGGTAAAGGGACTTCAGGCGGAGTTGTCCTCTGACAGAGAACAAATGGCTGTTTTGACCACTGGTCTCGAACTGAGAATGGACCAAATGCAGAGCGAGGAGTCCAAGCTGAGGGCGGAAGTTACCACTTGGCTCAAG AAATCGGAGCTGCtagaaaaggaaaacaatCAGCTGAAGGAGTTTTTGGCTGCCAGTGATGAAGTGAAACTGCAGTTGCAGAAAAAAGTTGATACCATTCCAGATTTGCAAATTAGG CTAAGTGACTTAGAGAGGGAACAAGCAGAGGTGCGATCGCAGCAGGTGCAGCCTCTTATGGACAAGGTGGAACTTTTGACCACCGAAAACACAGCTTTAAGAGATGCTAACGATGAACTCACTCTTAAATTGGAACAAACCACGATTTCTAACAA GTCTTTGATGGAGACTGAGGATTTGGAGGTGGTGAGTCCGCGTGGGAGCAGCAAGAGAAAGGGCAGGACAGCTGACATCTGCTCAGACGACAGCTCAGAAGATGAAATCCGTCCGCAAGGCAAGCAGAGGAGGAAAGCGTTGGTGGAG GACACTGATGAAACAAAGCAGCTGAGGGAGCGAGTGGCCGAGCTGGAGAGGAAACTGGCCGAGTGCCAGGACCGCTTGCAG GTGTTTCAAGTGGTGCGGGCGCAGATTTTGGACGAGATCCTCGGAGATCCTGAGCAGGTGGACGACCACCCTCTCTTGCAGGAAATCTCGCGCCTGCAGACGCGCTGCAAGGATCTGACACAGCTGCAGAAG ACCATGGAAGCAGAGTTTGAAATGCAGCTGCATGATGCCAGAGAGGAGagtgaaatggaaattaaCTCACCAAGGAACCCAGCAAAGCAGTCTTCTATGCCTCCAAGTCCACGAAATCCCAGCCAG agtGAATCCCTGATGGACTCGATGGAAGGCTCAAGCAAGAACGTTGAGCAGCTGGAGCAAGAGTGCAACCACCTGAAAGAGAATTTGGACCAAGTAAAAGTGGAGATTGTTCGAATCCTCTCTGACAAAGAAGCCTGCAGTAAAGAAAACTCCGTACTAAAGGAGCAGATTTCCGATCTCACCAGCAAGGTGGAGGCTTCGACGCAACATCCGTCAGACTCTTTCAAG GTGGAAGAAATAGGCGTGGACGAAAAAGTGAAGAAACTGGAAGACCGAGTGAAAGAGCTGGAAAGCTGCCTGGAACTGATGCAGGAGGAGTATGAGAAGTGCGAGGACTACTGGCAGGGCAAGCTGGATGACGAGAGGAGACTGTTTGAGCAGGAGCAGGAGGTGGAGAGCAAAAAGTTCACTGAGCTTGAAGAGAAAATCCAGGAGCTGCTGAGTCAGGAGCAGGAGGAGGCGAACATGAAGGCGCGCCTCTCGCCCATAGACGAAAAGGTCCTCATGGAACAGCAG GTCAATGATCTGGAAGAAGAGTGCGCGGAGCTTCGGAAAAGACTGCACGCTCTGGAATCTGAAAGTGAAATCTATCACATAATGCTGAACATAGAGAAAATTG ATGCAGCCGTCCAAACAGACGTCAAGCCCAAGTTAGCAGCTCTCTTTTTGAACTCAGGCACAATTATTTCTAGCTCAAGTGACAAGCAAATCCAAGCCAACCTAAGCTCT GAGGAGTTAAATCATGTAAGGAACCCATACGACTTGATATCTCCTACAGAGTGGAACAGGCGGCAGAACGGATATTCAAAGCAATCAGCCACCTCAACATTTAAGTCTGGCCTCTCAAACCTGAACCGAGCGCCAGAACAGTCGTGTCGGGTACAGTTGAGCGTGATGCAGACCCTGAGCGAgcggctgcagcagcaggaggTGAAGGGGCGTCGACTTGAAGCTGCCCTCTCTATCAACCAGTTGAACACGCAACGGCTGATCCAGCAGCACCAAGAAGAAATCGTTTCCCTGCAGGCTGCCATCCAGGCGGGACAACTCCGGCTGCAGCAGCAAATCATAGCCTACGACGAACAG TCGGAGAAGTTGGCAAGTGCGGACATGCTGGTGAAAGAACTGTATGTGGAAAACGCGTACTTGACATCCTCCGTTGAGCAGCTGGAGAAGAAGTGCATTTTCCTTACGCAGCACGCGCCTGGCTCAGCCTGA
- the LOC135933924 gene encoding ninein-like protein isoform X1, whose protein sequence is MHRSLLLLRLQNLKSCNVNPASLSTHQHAQAAQVTTTPGQEDHAMASGATLDPYEQQLLAVFESCCDGSQGVLDPRGLTSLCEKLQLEEQTPHLLERLLGSPRSNSPRKITFAQFRDALLALLAGVSSSDDFDGSPEREVRPKFVYGTKKYGRRSKPEDDDLTGSESEPPSPTRRKESPSKIMSASELAKKRKTSQEKTQKSEKEAKSWEGELSEEEECVRATWEKLGAAHNGYLGQEELTLVCKATGLEGVANELVQQLFTRLGVEPTGKISFEQFLHLFRSGLGTAATEEDDLTMAEHHRSLSFHADSSSKEPLYISLETFNNGMVSSDQLLEMLESGGVMGAARLLHDLGLGASARRPVSLQELAYALEEEAKALTEEQHEESSNQRQATPENPLLSVLQASVFIYQAEAKCLKNSLEQAVCERNKLKLDLAEANERAALMAQEVDDRHMRLEDSYKKQIRTLEQKHQDEVKGLQAELSSDREQMAVLTTGLELRMDQMQSEESKLRAEVTTWLKKSELLEKENNQLKEFLAASDEVKLQLQKKVDTIPDLQIRLSDLEREQAEVRSQQVQPLMDKVELLTTENTALRDANDELTLKLEQTTISNKSLMETEDLEVVSPRGSSKRKGRTADICSDDSSEDEIRPQGKQRRKALVEDTDETKQLRERVAELERKLAECQDRLQAQGSENEPLRRAGAPHSSSPPRHPLKQVFQVVRAQILDEILGDPEQVDDHPLLQEISRLQTRCKDLTQLQKTMEAEFEMQLHDAREESEMEINSPRNPAKQSSMPPSPRNPSQSESLMDSMEGSSKNVEQLEQECNHLKENLDQVKVEIVRILSDKEACSKENSVLKEQISDLTSKVEASTQHPSDSFKVEEIGVDEKVKKLEDRVKELESCLELMQEEYEKCEDYWQGKLDDERRLFEQEQEVESKKFTELEEKIQELLSQEQEEANMKARLSPIDEKVLMEQQVNDLEEECAELRKRLHALESESEIYHIMLNIEKIDAAVQTDVKPKLAALFLNSGTIISSSSDKQIQANLSSEELNHVRNPYDLISPTEWNRRQNGYSKQSATSTFKSGLSNLNRAPEQSCRVQLSVMQTLSERLQQQEVKGRRLEAALSINQLNTQRLIQQHQEEIVSLQAAIQAGQLRLQQQIIAYDEQSEKLASADMLVKELYVENAYLTSSVEQLEKKCIFLTQHAPGSA, encoded by the exons GTCACGACGACACCAGGCCAAGAAGATCATGCAATGGCATCTGGCGCAACGCTCGACCCCTACGAGCAGCAGTTACTGGCCGTCTTCGAGAGCTGCTGCGACGGTTCCCAGGGGGTGCTCGACCCCCGAGGTCTAACTTCCCTGTGCGAGAAGCTGCAGCTCGAGGAGCAGACTCCGCACCTGCTTGAGCGCTTGCTCGGCAGCCCCAGGTCCAACTCGCCAAGGAAGATCACCTTCGCGCAGTTCAGGGATGCTCTCCTTGCTTTGCTGGCGGGGGTTTCGTCTTCAGACGACTTTGACGGATCACCTG AACGGGAAGTCAGACCAAAGTTTGTCTACGGGACTAAGAAATACGGCCGTAGATCCAAACCAGAAGATGATGACTTGACAGGCTCTGAATCTGAGCCTCCAAGCCCTACGAGGAGAAAG GAGAGCCCCAGCAAAATAATGTCAGCTAGTGAATTggcaaaaaagaggaaaactaGTCAAGAAAAGACGCAAAAGTCtgaaaaagaagcaaaaa GTTGGGAAGGGGAGCTATCTGAGGAGGAGGAATGTGTTCGCGCCACCTGGGAGAAGTTGGGCGCTGCCCACAACGGCTACCTGGGCCAAGAGGAGCTGACCCTGGTGTGCAAGGCCACCGGACTGGAGGGAGTCGCCAACGAGCTGGTCCAACAGCTGTTCACGCGGCTCGGAGTTGAACCTACAGGGAAAATCAGTTTCGAGCagtttttgcacctttttaGGTCTGGATTAGGCACTGCAGCCACGGAGGAAGATGATCTTACTATG GCTGAGCACCACAGAAGTTTATCATTCCACGCAGACAGCTCTTCCAAGGAGCCCCTTTACATTTCCTTGGAGACTTTCAATAATGG CATGGTTAGCTCGGATCAGCTGCTAGAAATGCTTGAGTCGGGTGGTGTGATGGGCGCAGCACGGCTCTTACACGACCTCGGCCTGGGTGCTTCAGCCAGGCGTCCAGTCAGCTTGCAAGAACTGGCATACGCCCTGGAAGAGGAGGCCAAAGCCCTCACCGAGGAGCAGCATGAAGAGTCAAGCAACCAGCGGCAGGCCACACCCGAAAATCCACTCCTCTCCGTCCTGCAAGCGTCCGTCTTCATTTACCAAGCTGAAGCAAAATGTCTCAA GAATTCGCTGGAGCAGGCGGTGTGCGAGAGGAACAAACTGAAACTGGACCTGGCCGAGGCGAACGAAAGGGCAGCATTGATGGCGCAGGAAGTCGACGACAGGCACATGCGTCTCGAGGATTCATACAAGAAGCAGATCCGGACGCTGGAGCAGAAGCACCAGGATGAGGTAAAGGGACTTCAGGCGGAGTTGTCCTCTGACAGAGAACAAATGGCTGTTTTGACCACTGGTCTCGAACTGAGAATGGACCAAATGCAGAGCGAGGAGTCCAAGCTGAGGGCGGAAGTTACCACTTGGCTCAAG AAATCGGAGCTGCtagaaaaggaaaacaatCAGCTGAAGGAGTTTTTGGCTGCCAGTGATGAAGTGAAACTGCAGTTGCAGAAAAAAGTTGATACCATTCCAGATTTGCAAATTAGG CTAAGTGACTTAGAGAGGGAACAAGCAGAGGTGCGATCGCAGCAGGTGCAGCCTCTTATGGACAAGGTGGAACTTTTGACCACCGAAAACACAGCTTTAAGAGATGCTAACGATGAACTCACTCTTAAATTGGAACAAACCACGATTTCTAACAA GTCTTTGATGGAGACTGAGGATTTGGAGGTGGTGAGTCCGCGTGGGAGCAGCAAGAGAAAGGGCAGGACAGCTGACATCTGCTCAGACGACAGCTCAGAAGATGAAATCCGTCCGCAAGGCAAGCAGAGGAGGAAAGCGTTGGTGGAG GACACTGATGAAACAAAGCAGCTGAGGGAGCGAGTGGCCGAGCTGGAGAGGAAACTGGCCGAGTGCCAGGACCGCTTGCAG GCCCAAGGGTCAGAAAACGAGCCTTTGAGACGAGCAGGTGCACCTCATTCCTCCTCTCCTCCCAGGCACCCACTCAAGCAG GTGTTTCAAGTGGTGCGGGCGCAGATTTTGGACGAGATCCTCGGAGATCCTGAGCAGGTGGACGACCACCCTCTCTTGCAGGAAATCTCGCGCCTGCAGACGCGCTGCAAGGATCTGACACAGCTGCAGAAG ACCATGGAAGCAGAGTTTGAAATGCAGCTGCATGATGCCAGAGAGGAGagtgaaatggaaattaaCTCACCAAGGAACCCAGCAAAGCAGTCTTCTATGCCTCCAAGTCCACGAAATCCCAGCCAG agtGAATCCCTGATGGACTCGATGGAAGGCTCAAGCAAGAACGTTGAGCAGCTGGAGCAAGAGTGCAACCACCTGAAAGAGAATTTGGACCAAGTAAAAGTGGAGATTGTTCGAATCCTCTCTGACAAAGAAGCCTGCAGTAAAGAAAACTCCGTACTAAAGGAGCAGATTTCCGATCTCACCAGCAAGGTGGAGGCTTCGACGCAACATCCGTCAGACTCTTTCAAG GTGGAAGAAATAGGCGTGGACGAAAAAGTGAAGAAACTGGAAGACCGAGTGAAAGAGCTGGAAAGCTGCCTGGAACTGATGCAGGAGGAGTATGAGAAGTGCGAGGACTACTGGCAGGGCAAGCTGGATGACGAGAGGAGACTGTTTGAGCAGGAGCAGGAGGTGGAGAGCAAAAAGTTCACTGAGCTTGAAGAGAAAATCCAGGAGCTGCTGAGTCAGGAGCAGGAGGAGGCGAACATGAAGGCGCGCCTCTCGCCCATAGACGAAAAGGTCCTCATGGAACAGCAG GTCAATGATCTGGAAGAAGAGTGCGCGGAGCTTCGGAAAAGACTGCACGCTCTGGAATCTGAAAGTGAAATCTATCACATAATGCTGAACATAGAGAAAATTG ATGCAGCCGTCCAAACAGACGTCAAGCCCAAGTTAGCAGCTCTCTTTTTGAACTCAGGCACAATTATTTCTAGCTCAAGTGACAAGCAAATCCAAGCCAACCTAAGCTCT GAGGAGTTAAATCATGTAAGGAACCCATACGACTTGATATCTCCTACAGAGTGGAACAGGCGGCAGAACGGATATTCAAAGCAATCAGCCACCTCAACATTTAAGTCTGGCCTCTCAAACCTGAACCGAGCGCCAGAACAGTCGTGTCGGGTACAGTTGAGCGTGATGCAGACCCTGAGCGAgcggctgcagcagcaggaggTGAAGGGGCGTCGACTTGAAGCTGCCCTCTCTATCAACCAGTTGAACACGCAACGGCTGATCCAGCAGCACCAAGAAGAAATCGTTTCCCTGCAGGCTGCCATCCAGGCGGGACAACTCCGGCTGCAGCAGCAAATCATAGCCTACGACGAACAG TCGGAGAAGTTGGCAAGTGCGGACATGCTGGTGAAAGAACTGTATGTGGAAAACGCGTACTTGACATCCTCCGTTGAGCAGCTGGAGAAGAAGTGCATTTTCCTTACGCAGCACGCGCCTGGCTCAGCCTGA